In Methanothermobacter sp., the following are encoded in one genomic region:
- a CDS encoding PAS domain S-box protein, giving the protein MDRSLKIFIAAMIILSVISQFSVFKNDIVSLITVITNLAAFLGLIYASIYARKVYPHLYLTLILLSAGQFFSFLGDLTWFILESILLQSPFPSTADVFYLIYYPLFAAGIFSIPVRRYSDLRSITDLMIILIASLSAAWVFLVKPTVLAGGDLLEVAVSTLYTIGDLIIIFMLMDLIINKLGKFRSKTLHIFLMSVIVLIIADISFVYQNLLGSLSGGLQDLLWPLSYLLLLVAVDEFFREDWSKAVYVERKLSIITHLPHIFIVLFYLLTVYSILEIGVYHSNELILSLGVIIVLFVLRQHLSMRENLTLLNEVENERKRTENYLEVAGSLIMVLDARNRVKLINRRGLEILECERGEVEGKNWFMVFVPPEDREWREELYNSKISSGEYGYHLTGNIITCNGKKKTVAWHVRFLRENGEFTGSIISGEDITEIQKARKALEMSEKRYREIFELAPSPIISLGEDLTIRDCNNRAESVLGYQKEDLEGRNLRELIHPEDSEEEVEGSRRLLKADGEIIYANLKLTHVGDELILIVEDQTDIIRSLREKELLLREIHHRVKNNLQIISSLLSIQERKVESEELSRVLRESRDRIRSIALVHEHLYRSTDLTNIRIRDYLMNLISKISQGQVEKGSIMIETDIEDLEFNLETSLPVGLIVNELVTNSLEHSGAENIKVELRDLNGCFELVVSDDGRGVESPEVLEGSGNMGWYLVRALSDQLDADMNIETGDGLTVTLRFRELGYTERY; this is encoded by the coding sequence ATGGACAGAAGCCTCAAGATATTCATCGCGGCCATGATCATTCTTTCGGTTATATCACAGTTTTCAGTCTTCAAAAATGACATTGTATCCCTGATAACAGTAATAACAAACCTTGCAGCGTTTTTGGGGCTTATATACGCCAGCATCTACGCCAGAAAGGTCTATCCCCACCTATACCTCACCCTGATACTTTTATCCGCTGGCCAGTTCTTTTCATTCCTCGGTGACCTTACCTGGTTCATACTTGAGAGCATACTCCTCCAGAGCCCATTCCCCTCAACTGCAGACGTATTTTACCTGATATACTATCCCCTATTCGCAGCCGGAATCTTCAGTATACCTGTAAGGAGGTATTCCGACCTCAGATCAATCACAGATCTCATGATAATCCTTATAGCATCCCTATCGGCGGCCTGGGTCTTCCTTGTTAAGCCAACAGTTCTTGCAGGAGGGGATCTCCTGGAGGTCGCTGTCTCAACACTCTACACCATCGGTGACCTCATCATAATTTTCATGCTCATGGATCTGATCATAAACAAGCTTGGCAAATTCCGCTCAAAAACACTTCATATATTCCTCATGAGCGTCATCGTTCTTATCATTGCGGATATATCATTCGTCTACCAGAACCTTCTCGGATCTTTGTCTGGAGGTCTGCAGGACCTCCTCTGGCCTCTGAGTTACCTGTTACTCCTGGTTGCGGTGGACGAGTTCTTCAGGGAGGACTGGTCAAAAGCAGTCTATGTTGAGAGAAAGCTCTCAATTATCACACACCTACCCCACATATTTATAGTGCTCTTCTACCTTTTAACAGTATACAGCATCCTTGAAATTGGTGTTTATCACTCTAATGAACTCATCCTATCCCTTGGGGTGATCATAGTACTCTTTGTCTTAAGACAGCACCTCTCCATGAGGGAAAACCTCACCCTTCTAAATGAGGTTGAGAATGAAAGGAAACGGACTGAGAATTACCTTGAGGTGGCAGGCTCCCTCATAATGGTGCTGGACGCCAGGAACCGGGTGAAACTCATAAACAGGAGGGGTCTTGAAATCCTTGAATGTGAACGTGGGGAAGTTGAGGGTAAAAACTGGTTCATGGTCTTCGTACCTCCTGAGGACCGTGAGTGGCGTGAGGAACTCTACAACAGCAAGATCAGTTCAGGTGAGTATGGTTACCACCTGACAGGAAATATAATAACCTGTAATGGTAAGAAAAAGACCGTTGCATGGCATGTCAGGTTTCTGAGGGAAAATGGTGAGTTCACCGGGAGCATAATTTCAGGTGAGGATATAACAGAGATTCAGAAGGCCAGAAAAGCCCTTGAGATGAGTGAGAAGAGATACCGGGAGATATTCGAACTGGCGCCGAGTCCAATAATCTCACTGGGAGAGGACCTCACCATAAGGGACTGTAACAACCGGGCGGAATCCGTTCTGGGCTACCAGAAGGAGGATCTTGAGGGAAGAAACCTCAGAGAACTCATACACCCGGAGGATTCAGAGGAAGAGGTTGAGGGAAGCCGGCGCCTCCTCAAAGCCGATGGTGAAATCATATATGCAAACCTCAAGCTTACACATGTTGGAGATGAACTCATCCTCATAGTGGAGGACCAGACCGATATAATCAGGTCCCTCAGGGAGAAGGAGCTACTGCTCCGGGAGATACACCACCGTGTCAAGAACAACCTCCAGATAATCTCAAGCCTCCTCAGCATACAGGAGCGCAAGGTGGAATCAGAGGAACTCTCAAGGGTCCTCCGGGAGAGCCGTGACCGTATAAGGTCCATTGCCCTTGTCCACGAGCACCTCTACCGCTCAACAGACCTCACAAACATAAGGATAAGGGACTACCTCATGAACCTTATCTCAAAGATAAGCCAGGGGCAGGTGGAGAAGGGCTCTATCATGATCGAGACAGATATAGAGGACCTTGAATTCAACCTTGAGACAAGCCTCCCTGTTGGACTCATAGTAAATGAACTCGTCACCAATTCACTGGAACACTCCGGTGCAGAGAACATCAAAGTGGAGTTAAGGGACCTCAATGGATGCTTTGAACTCGTGGTCTCAGATGATGGGAGGGGAGTTGAGTCCCCAGAGGTGCTTGAGGGATCAGGTAATATGGGATGGTACCTTGTAAGGGCCCTTTCAGACCAGCTTGACGCCGACATGAACATTGAAACAGGAGATGGTTTAACCGTCACCCTCAGGTTCAGGGAACTGGGATACACAGAAAGATACTGA
- a CDS encoding magnesium transporter — protein MKFRITDRIPSATPDMPTADVLRNVGEKVGEYDSIDYVYILEDGKLLGVASIRELLSADGKLGDIMKRDIISLTPEDDPFDIPYLALSHGIKAIPVVDHEGRFRGVVTHDEIIRILKMEADRDILHFGGVFHRVIDQDPGALNMVRSRVPWLVVGVIGGTITAALIGSFEDLLSEFIALASFIPIMVYMSDAVGTQSEALIIRKIAVDPSMRPLLYIRREVMVAAGIGALSSAFAGLMAGLTRMNPSLGLIVFISMFFSVLAAVFISTASPLVFRRLGFDPAVATGPLATILSDFTTTLIYLSVASSLL, from the coding sequence ATGAAGTTTCGAATAACAGACAGGATTCCATCAGCCACCCCCGATATGCCCACGGCTGATGTCCTCAGAAATGTAGGGGAAAAGGTTGGGGAATATGACAGCATAGACTACGTCTACATCCTTGAGGATGGTAAACTTCTGGGTGTCGCATCCATAAGGGAATTATTGTCCGCCGATGGAAAACTCGGTGACATTATGAAGAGGGATATTATATCATTAACCCCTGAAGATGACCCGTTTGATATACCCTACCTGGCACTTTCACATGGAATTAAGGCCATACCCGTGGTTGACCATGAGGGCAGATTCAGGGGTGTGGTGACCCATGATGAGATCATAAGGATACTGAAGATGGAGGCCGACCGGGACATCCTGCACTTCGGGGGAGTATTCCACAGGGTCATCGACCAGGACCCCGGGGCACTGAACATGGTGAGGTCAAGGGTACCCTGGCTGGTGGTGGGGGTCATAGGCGGTACCATAACAGCAGCCCTCATAGGGAGCTTTGAGGACCTCCTATCAGAGTTCATAGCACTGGCATCATTCATACCCATAATGGTTTACATGAGTGACGCCGTCGGAACCCAGTCAGAGGCCCTTATAATACGTAAGATCGCTGTGGACCCATCAATGAGACCCCTACTCTATATCAGAAGGGAGGTTATGGTGGCAGCAGGGATAGGGGCTCTCTCATCTGCCTTCGCCGGTTTGATGGCGGGTCTTACAAGGATGAACCCTTCACTGGGGTTGATCGTTTTCATATCAATGTTTTTCAGTGTTCTTGCAGCTGTTTTCATTTCCACCGCATCCCCCCTGGTATTCCGGAGGCTCGGCTTCGACCCGGCGGTTGCAACAGGTCCCCTTGCAACCATACTCAGTGACTTCACAACAACACTGATATACCTGAGTGTTGCATCATCACTCCTCTAA
- a CDS encoding sulfurtransferase → MEPYGGGDGRVRWVTPAWLMENLEDVAVIDCQPNIHDYILEHIPGAVYLNEGLFREPRGIAPAMYIPKDAAESIFRQAGVENKPTVVYTATGGVKGWGDGLEQTMVAYSLARFGHEEVLVLNGGLAEWKKAGGEVTKVFPEVEESDFTVKEQEDFYIEYPEFKTIKDDDDVLVLDARPPEVYEGQGPWIKPGHIPGAVNLPWASLMDDENKTLLKPEDEIREIVESVGATPDKKIICSCGTGREATNEFLLFKWYLGYPDVRIYEGSFTEWTQIEDNPTVTGPNPY, encoded by the coding sequence ATGGAACCATATGGTGGAGGAGATGGCCGCGTAAGGTGGGTGACACCGGCGTGGCTCATGGAGAACCTTGAGGACGTTGCAGTAATCGACTGCCAGCCCAACATCCACGACTACATACTTGAGCACATACCAGGGGCAGTGTACCTAAACGAGGGCCTTTTCAGGGAGCCCCGTGGTATTGCACCCGCAATGTACATCCCTAAGGACGCCGCAGAATCGATATTCAGACAGGCAGGTGTTGAAAACAAGCCAACCGTTGTATACACCGCCACCGGCGGAGTCAAGGGATGGGGTGACGGACTTGAGCAGACAATGGTTGCCTACAGCCTTGCAAGGTTCGGACATGAAGAGGTCCTTGTACTGAACGGGGGACTTGCAGAGTGGAAGAAAGCCGGGGGAGAGGTGACAAAGGTCTTCCCTGAGGTGGAGGAATCAGATTTTACTGTTAAAGAGCAGGAGGACTTCTACATAGAGTACCCTGAGTTCAAAACTATAAAGGACGATGATGACGTCCTGGTACTTGATGCAAGACCCCCTGAGGTCTATGAGGGTCAGGGACCCTGGATAAAACCCGGGCACATCCCCGGTGCGGTTAACCTCCCATGGGCCAGCCTCATGGACGATGAAAACAAAACACTTCTGAAACCAGAGGATGAAATAAGGGAAATAGTGGAGTCTGTGGGGGCAACACCCGATAAGAAGATCATCTGCAGCTGTGGAACCGGAAGGGAGGCCACCAACGAGTTCCTGCTTTTCAAGTGGTACCTTGGATACCCTGATGTGAGGATATATGAGGGTTCATTCACCGAGTGGACCCAGATAGAGGACAACCCAACGGTAACGGGCCCCAACCCATACTGA
- a CDS encoding type II CAAX endopeptidase family protein produces MKSERISDFLMVAFLFSWILWIPVAMISNGFTFPEPIQSFLRSPYNPAAFGPTLAAIILTYRYGGRDELVAFLKKGIKRDFPRIWWAIILLLFPAITALSLYLGVLWGDPQPFLYWTSNPLLVPMVFLYIFFLGGPLQEEFGWRGYALPRLQESHSPIYAAIIIGIIWGLWHIPLFFIQGSIQSQVPFWSFMILIISASVIYTWVYNSTGSILAAMIIHTTGNLSYFLFPVQSTIAGGVFLMILNVSAALAVLLFAGSELKTDFT; encoded by the coding sequence TTGAAGAGTGAGCGTATATCGGACTTTTTAATGGTAGCCTTTCTGTTTTCATGGATACTCTGGATACCGGTTGCAATGATCTCAAATGGCTTCACATTCCCTGAACCCATTCAGTCCTTTCTCAGAAGCCCCTATAACCCTGCAGCCTTTGGGCCGACCCTTGCTGCAATTATCCTGACCTACAGGTACGGGGGGCGGGATGAGCTTGTCGCATTTCTGAAGAAGGGAATTAAACGTGATTTCCCGAGGATCTGGTGGGCCATAATCCTCCTCCTCTTCCCGGCTATCACGGCTCTTTCACTTTACCTGGGTGTCCTCTGGGGTGACCCACAGCCCTTCCTCTACTGGACCTCCAACCCTCTGCTTGTCCCCATGGTGTTCCTCTACATATTCTTCCTTGGAGGTCCCCTGCAGGAGGAATTCGGGTGGAGGGGGTATGCACTTCCAAGGCTCCAGGAGAGTCACTCCCCCATCTATGCGGCAATAATAATTGGGATCATCTGGGGCCTCTGGCACATACCCCTGTTCTTTATACAGGGCAGTATACAGTCACAGGTACCCTTCTGGAGCTTCATGATCCTCATAATATCTGCCTCGGTGATATACACCTGGGTTTACAACTCAACAGGGAGCATACTGGCTGCCATGATAATCCACACAACAGGTAACCTCTCCTACTTCCTCTTCCCTGTCCAGTCAACCATCGCAGGGGGAGTGTTCCTAATGATACTCAATGTATCCGCAGCCCTGGCGGTGCTCCTCTTTGCAGGATCAGAGCTTAAAACAGACTTCACTTAA
- a CDS encoding DUF2953 domain-containing protein → MKILLIIISFSLAAFLLALILRYTVILRVVRDGGRTDFRIGVNLWRVRILTRSFNGGIKRGDGGAVEPAAMKRIFRRIWMARRYLMDLLRAMISSITIRRLGIRVSVGTGDASDTAIITGYLWTISALTSSLRNIEINAVPDFLSRDINGKMELEMSIRPLKPVLVFTMLLLRKPFRDLVMGLREL, encoded by the coding sequence ATGAAGATTCTCCTCATAATCATCTCATTTTCACTTGCAGCCTTTTTACTGGCCCTTATATTAAGGTATACTGTTATCCTGAGGGTTGTCAGGGATGGGGGGAGAACTGACTTCAGAATAGGGGTCAATCTCTGGAGGGTTAGAATTTTAACCAGAAGCTTTAATGGGGGAATTAAGAGGGGGGATGGGGGGGCAGTGGAGCCTGCAGCCATGAAAAGGATTTTCAGAAGGATCTGGATGGCAAGAAGGTACCTAATGGACCTGTTAAGGGCAATGATATCCTCCATAACCATAAGGAGGCTCGGGATAAGAGTTTCGGTGGGAACCGGTGATGCATCTGACACAGCAATCATTACAGGTTACCTATGGACCATTTCAGCACTGACATCCTCCTTAAGGAACATTGAAATAAATGCGGTACCTGATTTCCTCAGCAGGGATATAAACGGAAAAATGGAACTTGAAATGAGCATCAGGCCACTGAAACCTGTCCTGGTTTTTACCATGCTTCTCCTTAGGAAGCCATTCAGGGACCTTGTTATGGGACTCAGGGAATTATAA
- a CDS encoding GerW family sporulation protein, whose amino-acid sequence MKIEEPIKTTVEELRKLLDVKNLVGDAIETEDKVLIPLMKMGVGFGAGMGEGTSSESEGGSGSGAGAAAGAEPVAMIVLLKGVEGPEGVRVIDLRSGSTGRIIQELGSTVTDIIREISDKREPETESEE is encoded by the coding sequence ATGAAAATTGAAGAACCAATTAAAACAACAGTTGAGGAGCTCCGCAAGCTCCTGGATGTGAAGAACCTTGTGGGTGATGCCATCGAGACAGAGGATAAGGTTCTGATACCACTCATGAAGATGGGTGTCGGGTTCGGTGCCGGTATGGGTGAGGGAACATCCTCTGAGTCTGAGGGAGGCTCTGGAAGCGGTGCAGGTGCTGCTGCTGGAGCTGAACCAGTGGCCATGATAGTTCTCCTTAAGGGGGTTGAGGGCCCGGAGGGTGTTAGGGTGATTGACCTCAGATCAGGGAGCACCGGGAGGATCATACAGGAACTTGGATCCACCGTTACAGATATAATACGGGAGATTTCAGATAAGAGGGAACCTGAAACTGAGAGCGAAGAATGA
- a CDS encoding GyrI-like domain-containing protein: MEITEKMVEGVRVAYGECSGSYDRIPQYIAEVAEWVIENGLQMTGRVYGTYYNSPEDVSEDELVYEIGVSIAGEAEPSEKIKIKNLPAHRVLATLHEGPYTEVGPAIHALIDYAIENGYEITGPVTEVYLNSPLEVDESELLTEVQIPVKKPD, translated from the coding sequence ATGGAGATAACTGAGAAGATGGTTGAAGGGGTTCGGGTTGCCTACGGGGAGTGTTCGGGTAGCTATGACCGTATACCCCAGTACATAGCTGAGGTTGCAGAGTGGGTCATAGAGAATGGGCTGCAGATGACTGGACGTGTATACGGGACCTACTATAACAGTCCAGAGGATGTGAGTGAGGATGAACTCGTCTATGAGATTGGGGTCTCCATTGCAGGTGAGGCGGAGCCGTCTGAAAAAATTAAGATAAAGAATTTACCTGCCCACAGGGTCCTCGCAACGCTTCATGAGGGGCCATACACTGAGGTGGGTCCTGCCATCCATGCTTTAATAGATTATGCCATTGAAAATGGCTATGAAATTACAGGTCCGGTAACTGAGGTCTACCTCAACAGTCCACTGGAGGTGGATGAATCGGAACTTCTCACAGAGGTTCAGATTCCTGTCAAAAAACCTGATTGA
- a CDS encoding EamA family transporter: MNYLVFALFAALMFGLAPIFSKIGLEGVNPGIALTIRSSVITVVMLSWVMFSGGMDALSDVGPRGWFFLALDGISAALLGQLFYYYALKSGEASIVVPVVAAFPIFTLIVAAFLLGERVTAAKAIGLLMVVGGVVLVRM; encoded by the coding sequence TTGAACTACCTGGTATTCGCGCTCTTTGCAGCATTGATGTTTGGTCTGGCCCCAATTTTCAGCAAGATAGGGCTTGAGGGCGTTAACCCTGGAATAGCACTTACAATAAGAAGTTCCGTCATAACAGTGGTCATGCTCTCATGGGTGATGTTCAGCGGGGGCATGGATGCTCTCTCAGATGTGGGTCCAAGGGGATGGTTCTTCCTGGCACTGGATGGTATATCAGCAGCCCTCCTGGGACAGCTCTTTTATTACTATGCACTCAAATCAGGAGAGGCATCAATAGTTGTACCCGTGGTTGCGGCCTTCCCCATATTCACCCTCATAGTTGCGGCTTTCCTCCTGGGTGAGAGGGTAACGGCGGCGAAGGCCATCGGGTTGTTAATGGTTGTTGGGGGTGTGGTGCTTGTCCGGATGTGA
- the galE gene encoding UDP-glucose 4-epimerase GalE: protein MILIVGGAGYIGSHVNKFLSERGYETLILDNLTKGHREAVRWGKFIESDLGDRKLLGRIFTEYDVEAVMHFAAFTDVGESVQKPGDYYRNNVMNTMNLLDSMRENGVSRFIFSSTCAVYGNPVEIPITEEHPLNPISPYGRSKLMVEEILRDYGDAYGLSYVSLRYFNAAGADPEGEIGELHDPETHLIPIVLDAAMGLRDSVRIFGTDYPTPDGTCIRDYIHVMDLADAHWRALEYLEGERIGVFNLGNGNGFSVREVIETCREVTGASIRAVEDERRPGDPPELVGSSQRARKILGWNPIYTKLGEIIKTAWNWHRTAKK from the coding sequence ATGATACTCATAGTCGGCGGAGCAGGTTATATCGGTTCACATGTCAATAAGTTCCTCTCAGAGAGGGGATATGAAACCCTCATCCTGGATAACCTTACAAAGGGGCACAGGGAAGCTGTAAGGTGGGGCAAATTCATTGAGAGTGACCTGGGCGACAGAAAACTCCTTGGGAGGATCTTCACTGAATACGATGTTGAGGCAGTGATGCACTTTGCGGCTTTCACAGATGTGGGTGAATCTGTGCAGAAACCAGGGGACTACTACAGAAACAATGTGATGAACACCATGAACCTCCTTGATTCCATGCGGGAGAATGGTGTCAGCCGGTTCATATTCTCATCAACATGTGCAGTCTACGGCAACCCGGTCGAAATCCCGATAACCGAGGAACACCCCCTCAACCCCATAAGCCCCTACGGAAGGTCCAAACTCATGGTTGAGGAGATACTGAGGGACTACGGTGATGCATATGGCCTCAGCTATGTATCACTTCGCTACTTCAACGCAGCAGGGGCCGACCCTGAAGGAGAGATCGGGGAACTCCACGACCCTGAAACACACCTCATACCCATAGTACTGGACGCCGCAATGGGTCTGAGGGACTCTGTGAGGATCTTCGGGACAGACTACCCCACACCCGACGGGACATGCATAAGGGACTACATACACGTTATGGACCTTGCAGACGCCCACTGGAGAGCCCTTGAATACCTTGAAGGTGAAAGGATTGGAGTGTTCAACCTTGGAAACGGGAACGGGTTCTCTGTGAGGGAAGTCATAGAAACCTGCAGAGAGGTTACAGGTGCCAGTATAAGGGCTGTGGAGGATGAAAGAAGACCGGGAGACCCCCCTGAACTTGTTGGAAGTTCACAGAGGGCACGTAAAATTCTTGGATGGAATCCTATTTACACCAAACTGGGGGAGATAATCAAAACCGCATGGAACTGGCATAGGACTGCAAAAAAATGA
- a CDS encoding CPBP family glutamic-type intramembrane protease: MERRRILRPEDYIDRIRYLNLRAEEYAEAGDVKKTADTLFKMGREYHKLQKTDLALESYRNALELYREENDPHEADVSFCMGKIYERKGKLKRAGWFYNLAASGFRRANDLKNESEAVLHSARVLERLGKHDDAIDAYKRYNEICLRNQEKVKVLVAYAKMKELEDQLSDEFLRYNTSVLLLYLSILVIAEYTTTFISMKLGLVIHTVLLFALFIHSSLSKKKMKVLLAAMMMLPIIRIVGLSMPLTVVKHLYWYIIIAVPLFASSAALMRTQNLTRDDAGLNLRKLRWQVAVALTGFPMGYIEYQILRPEALIPHLSVQNFITGFAVMLIGTGLAEELLFRGIVQRNAEDVMGKVPGLLYASLLFTALHVGWKSGYDLIFVFSVAVVYGIVFQRTRSIAGITVSHGISNSILFLVMPFL, from the coding sequence TTGGAGAGGCGAAGGATTCTCAGACCAGAGGATTACATTGACAGGATCAGGTACCTGAATCTAAGGGCCGAGGAGTATGCAGAGGCAGGGGACGTGAAAAAAACTGCCGATACACTCTTCAAAATGGGGAGAGAATACCATAAACTTCAGAAAACTGATCTCGCCCTTGAAAGTTACAGGAACGCCCTTGAACTCTACAGGGAGGAGAACGATCCGCATGAGGCTGATGTATCATTCTGCATGGGCAAGATTTATGAAAGGAAGGGTAAGCTGAAGAGGGCAGGGTGGTTCTACAACCTTGCAGCGTCAGGTTTCAGAAGGGCCAACGATCTCAAAAATGAATCAGAGGCTGTTCTACACAGTGCAAGGGTTCTTGAAAGGCTTGGAAAGCATGATGATGCCATTGATGCATATAAACGTTATAATGAGATCTGTCTAAGGAACCAGGAGAAGGTCAAGGTACTCGTTGCATATGCAAAGATGAAGGAGCTGGAGGACCAGCTCAGTGATGAGTTCCTAAGGTACAACACCTCTGTGCTCCTCCTCTACCTCTCCATCCTTGTTATTGCAGAGTACACAACAACCTTTATAAGCATGAAGCTGGGCCTTGTGATTCACACAGTCCTTCTCTTTGCCCTATTTATCCACTCATCACTCTCAAAGAAAAAGATGAAGGTTCTCCTTGCCGCCATGATGATGCTTCCCATCATAAGGATCGTGGGACTTTCAATGCCCCTCACAGTTGTAAAGCACCTCTACTGGTACATAATAATAGCAGTCCCGCTTTTTGCGTCATCGGCAGCCCTCATGAGAACCCAGAACCTCACAAGGGACGACGCAGGATTGAACTTAAGGAAGTTACGCTGGCAGGTTGCAGTTGCACTTACAGGTTTTCCAATGGGGTACATTGAATACCAGATACTCAGGCCAGAGGCCCTCATCCCCCATCTTTCAGTTCAGAATTTCATCACTGGTTTTGCTGTTATGCTCATAGGTACTGGGCTTGCTGAGGAACTCCTTTTCAGGGGTATTGTTCAGAGGAACGCCGAGGATGTTATGGGGAAGGTTCCAGGACTCCTGTATGCGTCATTGCTATTCACGGCGCTTCACGTGGGCTGGAAATCCGGTTACGACCTTATATTTGTGTTCAGTGTCGCAGTGGTCTATGGTATTGTATTCCAGAGAACAAGGAGTATCGCAGGTATAACGGTATCCCACGGGATATCAAATTCCATACTCTTCCTTGTAATGCCGTTTTTATGA
- the galU gene encoding UTP--glucose-1-phosphate uridylyltransferase GalU → MKAVIPAAGLGTRFLPATKAQPKEMLPVFDKPTIQYVVEEAVASGIDDILIITGKGKRSIEDHFDRSFELEYFLRKNNKKEYLDEVEAISDLADIYFVRQKEQKGLGDAIYCARKHIDGEDAFAVLLGDTITASDVPCTRQLMDIYERYGASAIAVEEVPGDKVERYGIIDGKEVSEGIYSIDNMVEKPPVSEAPSNLAIMGRYVLENEIFDHIENVPPGFGGEIQLTDAMRELKTVYGCLFRGKTYDIGNRVDWLKTSLEFAMGDDEIRSELVDYLRDLISRY, encoded by the coding sequence ATGAAGGCAGTTATACCAGCAGCTGGTCTTGGGACCCGTTTTCTTCCTGCAACCAAGGCACAGCCCAAGGAGATGTTACCTGTATTTGATAAACCAACAATCCAGTACGTTGTGGAGGAGGCTGTGGCTTCAGGCATAGACGACATCCTCATAATAACAGGTAAGGGTAAGAGGTCAATCGAGGACCACTTTGACAGGTCCTTTGAACTTGAATATTTCCTCAGGAAGAACAACAAAAAGGAGTACCTTGACGAGGTTGAGGCCATCTCTGACCTTGCAGACATATACTTTGTGAGGCAGAAGGAACAGAAGGGCCTCGGGGATGCAATATACTGTGCAAGAAAACACATAGATGGTGAGGACGCATTCGCGGTTCTCCTTGGTGATACAATAACCGCTTCTGATGTTCCATGCACCCGTCAGCTCATGGACATATATGAAAGGTACGGTGCCTCCGCCATTGCCGTTGAGGAGGTCCCAGGGGATAAGGTTGAAAGGTACGGTATCATTGATGGAAAGGAGGTCAGTGAGGGTATCTACAGCATAGATAATATGGTCGAAAAACCCCCAGTCAGTGAGGCGCCATCGAATCTCGCCATAATGGGAAGGTACGTCCTTGAGAATGAAATATTTGATCACATAGAGAACGTTCCCCCGGGATTTGGGGGTGAGATCCAGCTGACCGATGCCATGAGGGAACTTAAAACAGTTTATGGCTGTCTCTTCAGGGGCAAAACCTATGATATAGGTAACAGGGTGGACTGGCTTAAAACGTCCCTTGAATTTGCCATGGGGGATGATGAGATAAGGTCTGAACTGGTTGATTACCTCAGGGACCTAATTTCCAGGTACTAA
- a CDS encoding DUF167 domain-containing protein — protein sequence MEVIILSCLRETGDDLLVDIEVSPASGKFEVRSYNEWRKRIEVKIRAPPEKGKANRELIKEFSAAFNTNAEILSGHKSRHKTLKLYGTDAETFRDLLEEKFGVKLPR from the coding sequence ATGGAGGTGATTATTCTGTCCTGTCTTAGGGAGACTGGTGATGATCTTCTTGTGGACATTGAAGTATCCCCTGCTTCAGGTAAATTCGAGGTCAGATCTTACAATGAGTGGAGGAAGAGAATTGAGGTTAAGATCAGGGCACCACCAGAGAAGGGTAAGGCCAACAGGGAGTTAATAAAGGAATTTTCAGCTGCCTTTAATACCAACGCCGAGATATTATCAGGTCATAAAAGCCGGCATAAAACATTGAAGCTATATGGGACTGATGCTGAGACCTTCAGGGATCTGCTGGAGGAAAAATTTGGGGTTAAACTTCCACGGTGA
- a CDS encoding DUF371 domain-containing protein: MAEVRYTLRARGHPNVTAEHRTTFEVTADPEIGKTADCIIGVSSSDSVSTIPEEVRAAIARESSHVRVVLRTENGFDEISGYGHPDLTLDHPTDIVCRKSSYICSRTLMIGADKAACDLDRRLVKDLMEGKDLTVEIIVEYDDSD; this comes from the coding sequence ATGGCTGAGGTCAGGTACACTCTGAGGGCGAGGGGTCACCCCAACGTTACTGCAGAGCACAGGACAACATTTGAGGTCACAGCTGACCCTGAAATAGGTAAAACCGCAGACTGCATAATAGGTGTTTCATCATCGGATTCTGTTTCAACAATCCCCGAGGAGGTGAGGGCTGCCATAGCAAGGGAATCATCACATGTGAGGGTAGTGCTGCGCACTGAAAATGGTTTTGATGAAATAAGTGGTTACGGGCACCCTGACCTCACACTGGATCACCCAACGGATATTGTGTGCCGTAAGAGCAGTTACATCTGTAGCAGAACACTCATGATAGGGGCTGATAAGGCTGCATGTGACCTTGACAGAAGGTTAGTGAAGGATCTAATGGAGGGCAAGGACCTCACTGTTGAAATAATAGTTGAATATGATGATTCTGATTAA